TACATCACGGTACATCACGCACAGAAGATAGGCTAACTCTATTCTCCTGCTACACTTCTACTTCTCCCGATCGTCCAGAAGTTTGTACTCAATATCGAGACAATACTTTTCCCCGACCAAAGTTAACTGAAACAGTCAGTAATAGCGCCATCTAATTCAGTTAAAGCAAGCTACTTGTTAATCTAAAAATAGGCTCAAGACTATTCTTAATGAGATTTATAACAAGTTAAGTTTTGAAATTTGCCAAGTTTTGTTGTCGTCAATATTCCTATCGAGGTTATTCATTCATGATCTTCACTCAAACTGCCCTAAAAGACGCATTCATCATTGATTTAGAAGAAAAGCCAGACCACCGTGGTTTTTTCGCTCGGTCTTTCTGCGCTCAAGAATTTGCAGCACACGGATTAAAGCCGACAGTTGCCCAATGTAACCTGTCTTTTAATTACAAAAAAGGGACTATCCGGGGAATGCACTATCAAGTTCTGCCAGCAGCAGAAACAAAATTAATTCGCTGTACTAAAGGCGCAATCTACGACGTAATTATTGATATGCGTCCTGAATCTCCCACTTTTCTATCACACATCGGTGTAGAGCTAACCCCAGAAAATCGCCGCGCTTTGTATGTTCCAGAAATGTTTGCTCATGGCTATCAAGCGCTCACCGATGAAACTGAAGTTGTATATCAAGTGGGCGAATTTTACACCCCAGGATATGAAAGAGGTT
This portion of the Nostoc sp. GT001 genome encodes:
- the rfbC gene encoding dTDP-4-dehydrorhamnose 3,5-epimerase, which gives rise to MIFTQTALKDAFIIDLEEKPDHRGFFARSFCAQEFAAHGLKPTVAQCNLSFNYKKGTIRGMHYQVLPAAETKLIRCTKGAIYDVIIDMRPESPTFLSHIGVELTPENRRALYVPEMFAHGYQALTDETEVVYQVGEFYTPGYERGLRYDDPFFNIDWPLDVTEISEKDLNWPLLRMMTVGV